The window TACTCGGAGTTCTGGTCTACGCCCTGCGCATGAAGATCCGTTCACAACAGACCACACGGCGTATGGCCGCCATGCAGCAAAATTTTTTCACGAACATCACGCACGAATTCCGCACACCGTTAACTGTCATCCTCGGCCTGGCCGAACGTCAGATGGCAGCAAGCAGCGACAAGGCCTGCAACAAGGATATGCAGGTCATCATCAGGCAAAGCAACACCTTGCTGGAACTGATCAACCAACTGTTGGGTATCGCCCAAATACGTTCCGCCATAACTACCCCGGAGTGGCATACGGGTGATATCATAGCTCTGTTGCATCTGATACTGGAGAATATCCGCATTTGTTCAGAACAGAAACTCATCGAGATCGAGTTTGCACCGACTCTGTCCTCGCTTAAAATGGATTTCATCCCGGATTACATGCAGAAAATTCTACGCAACCTGCTGATCAATGCGGTGAAGTTCACGTCTCAAGGCGGCAAAATTCTCATAACCGTCACAGCAAACAAAGGACAGGCCGCCATCACCATTGCAGACTCAGGCATGGGAATTAGCCAGGAAGACCTGCCATACATTTTCGAACCTTTTTACCAAGGGAACAATCCCGAAGCATATCTCGGCACGGGCATCGGGCTGTCGATGGTGCGCCAGATGACCGAGGCGATGGGAGGTACAATCGAAGTATTCAGTATCGAGGGACAAGGCTCGTCATTCATCGTGCGGTTGCCATTGCATCATGGCAAAGGATTTCTAAGCGAATGGATCCCGGGAAACAATTCCCCTGAAAAATCGGGTTCCATCGTCGATGAAATACCGGAAAACAATTCTGTGACAAACTCCGACAATAAACAGAAGAATACGATTCTGATCGCGGAGGACAATTCCGATGTTGCCAGCTACATCAGCAGCGAACTCAGGAGCGATTACCACCTGCTTCTGGCTCGTAACGGCCGTGAAGCGCTGGCGAAAGCCGAAGCCTACATGCCGGACCTCATCCTCACCGACGTCATGATGCCCGAGATGGATGGCTATGAACTATGCCGTGCCATCCGAAATTCAGAAACTCTCAACCATATCCCCATCATCATTATTTCGGCCCGAAGCGATGAGCCGGATCGTCTCGCCGGTCTGGCGACGGGCGCCGACGCCTATTTGGTCAAACCGTTCAATACAGAAGAACTTCAGTTACAGATCCGGAAACTGCTGGAACAGCGACGCATCCTGCGTGAAAAATATGCACGGCAGATGCAAGTAGGAAACATGCCCCCTCAAGAGCTACCCGAAGCGAATCGGGAGTTCATGACACGTCTGCACCAAATCATCTACTCAGAGATGGCCGATCCGACGTTCAACTCCGAGACCATTGCAAATAAAATCTGCATGAGCCGTTCGCAACTCAACCGCAAGGTCAAAAGCATCACGGACATGGATACAGCAACATATATCCGACAAGCACGGCTGCAATTCGCCCGCAATCTGCTCGTCTCATCCGACAACGCCATCGGCGATATTGTTATCCGTTGCGGTTTTGAATATCAGAGCTATTTCAACCGGATTTTCAAGCAACATTTCGGGATGACCCCTATGGAATACCGCAAACGGAACCGAAAATAACCCTTTGACCGATGAATTCAGGCCGCTTCCCGTTCCCGGGGAGCGGCTTTTTCATATTCGTACTCCTCCTATGCTTTTTGCACCCGACAAATCACGCATATCACTAATTTATAGAAATTTAGAAATAATCGTGCGCAGGAAATTCAAATCACAACCAAGTAAATCGCGTCCCCAGTATAAAAATCAACGTCAAGATTATTAACACCGGCAGCCCTGTTCTGCGAACTTTGCAAACAGAACGAAAAACAATAGAAACGCCGCGGTACATAATTAACCCAAATTCAAATTCCTATGAAAAAACTTTTTTCTTTATTACTTCTTTGTGGAGCCTTGTGCACACTGGCTTCATGCGAGAAAGACAACGATAATCCCGAACCGGAGACCAACCGTTTCGTACTTTCCGGGAAGAACTACTCCAATTTTACTGTCTCTGTCGCTAAAGATGAACTGAACAAAGGTAATTACGACATTCATATACTTCCGGCAGAAGACAACACGATGGAGTTGTGTCTGCAATGTTCCATGCAACACGACGGGGTGAGTCTGGACCTTACGAAGGTAGACCCTCTACTGGCAGTTCAGGATTATAAGGGATGGTATTGGAATATTGAAGCCCAAACAAACGGAATCACAATATTGGAAGGTTGGGGAGGCGATGACCCCGATTTTGGAGTGGCAGGCGACATCCTGTATATCAAAAGTCTGAATAAGGACCACACTCAATTTGAGATCCGCTGTAAACTCACCGACCCCGAAAAACGTTCTTTGGTCTTCTATTATAAAGGAAACGTAACACTTGCCACCGAGTAAATTGCCAAAATACGACTTCGTGAATACACACAACCGCTAAACCACAATGCCTATGAAAATGATGCTGCAAAACATCCGGGAGCGGAGCGAGGCTCTGCTCGCTGACGGACAACGACAAAACGACACCGGAAACAAAGCCGCCGGCAGGCGCGCCCGCAAGGCGAGTCTTGAACTGGAGAAAATCCTGAAAGAATTTCGCAAAATTTCGCTTGCCTCCGGAAAAAGGGGATAATCCCAGATTATTTCTAAAACCGAGGCCCCATGAACACAGACCCTCCTAAACCGAAAAAAATGACCAGTGAGGAAGTGCAACGAATGTTGGCTGATTTCTATCAGGAAGTTGAACGCCGCGAACAGGAAGAGGGACGTCCCTTGCACATCTCGACAAACAAGGTACCCCGACCGACATGCTGGCAACGACTTCGCAGCTTGTTCTCCTCCAGTCGTCCGACAATCAACAAACGAAAAAAATAAAAACACTACAAACCCATTAAAACAGATTCAATCATGAAAAGAAAACTTTCCTATGCCATCGTCATCGCACTCTGCGGTATGATGGGATTCACCTCGTGCACGAAAGATTACGACGATGATCTGCGCATTCACCGCGAAATGATCGAAAACAACGAAAAGGAACTTCGCGCCACCATCGATGCATACCAGGTGCTGGTAAACAACACCATCGAACAGATGGAGATTGCTTACAAAAATGCCGATAATCTGATCAAACAGGAGATGAAGGCCGAATTCGATGCTGCCAAGGCCCGCCTGACGGCACTCGAAACCGCACTCGAAACCGCCAAAAACAACATCTCGGCCCTGCAAACCGATCTAACCACATTCAAAGCTGCGGTTCAGCTCGATTTCCAGGAGGTGAACAACAAGATTACGGCTATCAACGCACGCATCGACGATGCCGAATTGAAAATCACGGCACTCGATGGTCGTCTGACCTCGGCAGAACAAGCCATCATTGATTTGAAGGCGTGGAAAACTTTGGCCGAAGGGAAACTGGAGGATCTGAAAAACAGCCAAACGGCGACCGCAGCCGATGTGGAAGCTTTGAAGACCCGCATCAACACGGCTGAAGGCAAGATCACAGCACTCGAAACGCTTTGTAACAACCTCAAAGCGGAATTCGAAGCCGCCGACGTAGCACTCGGCCAGCGCATCGATGACCTGACGACGGCACTCGGAACGCAGGAGACCTCGCTCACGGCACTCATCACCAACACACAGAATGCACTCAACGCACGCATCGACGACTTCAAGAGCGAAATGACCACGGCTTGGAACGACTATAAAACGACGGTGGACGGCAAACTCGCCGCAATGGCGACGCAACTCACCGCAGTGATCGCCGATGTCAACACGCTGACCGGCAAGCTCGCTACGCTGGACGGCAAGGTAGGCACTCTCGAAACCGCCGTAGCCAACCTGACGGCTCAGATCGCAGGCCTCGCCTCGCAGACCGCGCTGGACGCCCTAACCACACGCGTAAACCAGCTCACCATAGATCTCGCCGCCAAAGAGGCTGCCCTGAAAGTGCTGATCGACGCCAATAAGGACGGTATCACGGCCAATAAGGCGGAAATCGAAGCGCTGAAAGTCGAAATCAACACGATCAAGGCCGACATGCAAGCGATGAAGACCGAATTGACGCAGGCGATCACCGATGCAGTATCCGACAAGGTAACCCAGACTGCTATGGATACCGCCATCGCACAACTCGAATCGGATTATAAGGCTGCCGACCAGGCCCTGCAAACGTTGATCGACACGATCAACAACACGACCCTTCCCGCCATGGACAGCAAAATTACGGCGCTCGAAGGCCGCATGGAGACCGTGGAAACCGATATCGAAGCCATCAAGAACCGCATCCAGGCCGTTCGGTGGATTCCCGCCTACAGTGACGGCAAACTGACGCTCTCGGCAAAGAAGACCGGTGGTACGTACGAATCAGCCAAACTGGAAGAGGAACTCTACGTGACCAGCGCCAACACGAACATTATCGCCGACATCCTCGACGCCTCAAAGGGTTATACGGTTGAGGTGATCGCCAATTCGGTGAATACCCGCGCCATTGTGACTTCTCCCTTCGGAACAGCAACCGTTACCGCCGGTACAGAGAATAATGTGCTGAAAATTGCAATGGGATATACCGACCTCGCAACCCTTTGGAGCAGTTTCAATACCGCAACTATTCCTACGCCGATCAAAGTACAGCTGGCAGTGAAGATTTCGGACGCCAAGGGTAATTCGGCCATGACCGACTTCGCCGACGTCGTAATCGTCAACAACTAACAAAAAACGATGATGTGCGGGGAGAGATACCCACAACTCCCCGCACTTTTTCTAACGTTAAAAACAAGGAACAATGAGTAAACTGATCGCACGGATGTTCCTATCTGCCATGTTGTGCACCGTGACGTTCTGGGGCGGAAATATCCGGGCCGAGGAGCTCCCGACCAGAAAGAGCACGGAACAGCAACCGACACGGTGGGAACACTACAACCAATATGCAAGATGGAGTTTCGGTGCAAACATCGGACTGCCGTTCTTCGCAGGAGATTTCCAGAGCAACTCCTATGACAAACTCTACTGGGGTATCATGGCCGATCTGCAAGGAGGCTACCAGTTCACGCCGGTAATCGGCCTGCGCGCCAATTTAGGCTATGCTCAGGGCAAAACCGGAGCCAAGGATTTCGAACAGGATTATTGGCTCGATCCCTACGGCTGGGGAGATTACCGCCCGTCACCGCTGTCCGGAAGCATGCAATACAAGGACCTTTACAGCAAAGTGCGGAGCATCAACTTCACACTCCATGCCGACATCAATCTCAACAACCTGATTCGGCCCGTACCCGTTGGAAAACGCCGATGGACTGTATCCGTAAGCCCGGGAATCTACTTCCAGAAATTCTACCCCGACATATTCACCCGAAACGGAGGCCACCATTTCGCCGTGGAGCACTTCAATCCGCTGACAGTCAGCCTTGGAGGTGAAGCCATGCTGCGTTGGAAAACAGGTCGTGCCATTGACCTGCAAGCCCGTTACGGCATCAACTGGATACACCAGAACGTATTTGACGGCATCGCCACCTATCGTCCTCGCGACAATCAAAATTTCATGATGCATTTCTCGGTAGGTGTAGTGTGGAAGATCGGCGCACGCCACAAGAAGAAGGATCACCTGATGTACGCACCTCGCTATGCCGCTCCCCCGAAAGACCGCGGACGCATCATTGACACGGTCGTGGTGAAGATGGAGCCACACGTGGTGATGCAGGAACGCACCGTAGAAACGCCGGTGGAAAAGGCCGTATGGTACTATATGCCGACTATCCATTTCGTTCGCGGCAGCGCCGAAATCGACACGAAGACCTACGCCGAAGAACTCGACGCCATGGTCCGCCTGCTGAACGAAGTTCCCGACACCCCGGTACGCATCTATGGATATGCCGACCACAGCGGTACGGAGCAGATCAACAAGCGACTGACCCAGCAGCGCGCTGAAGCCCTGCGCGACTACCTGATCGACAAGGGAATCGCTCCCGAACGTATCAAGACGGTTAAGGGGATGGGCATTGATTCGTCTCTCTCTGGCGGCGAAGCCTATTCGCTCAAGGCCCGACGCGTGGAAGTTTTACGATAAACAAGACTATTGCTCTGAAATCATCGTAAAATGCGGAAGTGTATGAAAATGTATGGCTTCCGAAAATAATCAGTATTCATAAACGAGAAATCACTTGCTCCTGCTATCTCGGAGCAAGTGATTATTTAACATCACCCTCACGCGTGGGGAATATATGGGGAAAATCCCTCTATTACAAACTGCCTAATTCATTGAAATCAATGAATTAGGCAGTTTTTCCTGTACCCGGAGCCGGGGTCGAACCGGCACGACATTGCTGTCATTGGTGTTTGAGACCAACGCGTCTACCGATTCCGCCATCCGGGCAAACAACCGCATCGCGCGGCGAATCGGGAGGGCAAAGATACGCGATTTTCACGAAATTTCAAAAAATCGCCCTATTTTTCGAAGAAAGCCTTGATTTTTTTCGCTTTCGCAGGCCCCACCAATGCCGAAAGCTCCTCGATATTGGCTGCGCGGACCTTCTCCACCGTGCGAAAATGGCGCAGAAGGGTCTGGACCGTCTTGTCGCCGATCCCCTCGATCTGCTCCAGCTCGCTGTGGATAAATGCCTTGCTGCGTTTCTGGCGGTGGAATGCGATAGCGAAGCGGTGCACCTCCTCCTGAATCTGCGACAGGAAGTGGAAAAGCGGCGAAGTGGGACGGATGCCGACCAGCAGGGGCGGGAATCCGCAGAGCAGTTCGGCCGTGCGGTGACGGTCGTCCTTGGCCAGTCCGGCGATGGGTATGTCCAGCCCGAGGCGTTCCAGCACCTCGTGGATCACCCCCATCTGCCCCTTTCCGCCGTCGGCGATGATGAGGTCGGGCAGCTCGGCCCCCTCGGCCATCAGGCGCGTATAGCGCCGGAAGACCACCTCGCGCATCGACGCGTAGTCGTCGGGGCCCTCCACGGTCTTGATGTTGAAGTGGCGGTACTCCTTGCGCGAGGGTTTCCCGTCGCGGAAAACCACGCACGAAGCCACCGGATGGCTCCCTTGCAGGTTGGAGTTGTCGAAGCACTCGATGTGCCGCGGCTGCCGGTCGAGGCGCAGCTCCTTCTGCATGGCGTTCATCAGCCGGTCGGCATAGCGTTCGGGATTCTTGATCTCCAGGTTTTTCAGCTGTTCGGCGCGGTAGATGCGGGCGCTCTTCTGCGAAAACTCCAGCAGTTCGAGCTTCTCGCCGCGCTTCGGCACCGTGAAGGTCACGCCGTCGAACAGCAGGGTCGTCGAGGGCAGGAACGGCACGATCACCTCGCGGGCCAGTCCGCCCCCGGCGATGTGTTCGACGATGTGCTGAATGGCCAGCGTCAGCATGTCGCGTTCGTCGCCCCCGACGCCCGTCGAGAGCTTCACCGTCGAGACGCCCACGATCGAGCCGTGGCGGATGCGCACGAAGTTGCACCACGCCACGTCGTCGTCCGGCAGCAGCGAAAAGACATCGACATCGACGATCTTCGCACTGACGATCACCGACTTGCCCGCATAGTTGTCGAGCGCGTCGAGCCGCTGCTTGTAACGCTGGGCCAGTTCGAATTTCAGCTCCGCGGCAGCCCGCGCCATCTCCCCCTCGAGGTATTGCCGCACGGGCCGCAGGTCGCCTTTCAGCACCGAAACGACCATCTCCAGCAGCCGTCCGTACTCCTCCTCGGACTGCCGTCCGACGCAGGGCCCCTTGCAGTTCCCGAGGTGGTATTGCAGGCAGACCGTGTATTTGCCCCGGGCGATCGCCCCGGGGTCGAGGTTGAGTTTGCAGGTGCGCAGCGGCACCACCTCGCGGATGAAATCGAGCACGCTGTGCTGCATCATCACCGAACCGTAGGGTCCGAAATACTGCGACCCGTCGCGCGTGAGGGTCCGCGTGGACTGCACGCGGGGGAAATGCTCCCGGCGGACCACGATCCACGGATAGGTCTTGTCATCCTTCAGCAGGATGTTGTAACGCGGCTGGAGGGTCTTTATCAGCGAATTTTCGAGCAGC of the Alistipes senegalensis JC50 genome contains:
- a CDS encoding OmpA family protein — protein: MSKLIARMFLSAMLCTVTFWGGNIRAEELPTRKSTEQQPTRWEHYNQYARWSFGANIGLPFFAGDFQSNSYDKLYWGIMADLQGGYQFTPVIGLRANLGYAQGKTGAKDFEQDYWLDPYGWGDYRPSPLSGSMQYKDLYSKVRSINFTLHADINLNNLIRPVPVGKRRWTVSVSPGIYFQKFYPDIFTRNGGHHFAVEHFNPLTVSLGGEAMLRWKTGRAIDLQARYGINWIHQNVFDGIATYRPRDNQNFMMHFSVGVVWKIGARHKKKDHLMYAPRYAAPPKDRGRIIDTVVVKMEPHVVMQERTVETPVEKAVWYYMPTIHFVRGSAEIDTKTYAEELDAMVRLLNEVPDTPVRIYGYADHSGTEQINKRLTQQRAEALRDYLIDKGIAPERIKTVKGMGIDSSLSGGEAYSLKARRVEVLR
- the uvrC gene encoding excinuclease ABC subunit UvrC encodes the protein MGGTENNSLREQVALLPLSPGVYQFLDRSGTIIYVGKAKSLRKRVSSYFVQSKEHSPKVRVLVKQIAAIRHIVVGSETDALLLENSLIKTLQPRYNILLKDDKTYPWIVVRREHFPRVQSTRTLTRDGSQYFGPYGSVMMQHSVLDFIREVVPLRTCKLNLDPGAIARGKYTVCLQYHLGNCKGPCVGRQSEEEYGRLLEMVVSVLKGDLRPVRQYLEGEMARAAAELKFELAQRYKQRLDALDNYAGKSVIVSAKIVDVDVFSLLPDDDVAWCNFVRIRHGSIVGVSTVKLSTGVGGDERDMLTLAIQHIVEHIAGGGLAREVIVPFLPSTTLLFDGVTFTVPKRGEKLELLEFSQKSARIYRAEQLKNLEIKNPERYADRLMNAMQKELRLDRQPRHIECFDNSNLQGSHPVASCVVFRDGKPSRKEYRHFNIKTVEGPDDYASMREVVFRRYTRLMAEGAELPDLIIADGGKGQMGVIHEVLERLGLDIPIAGLAKDDRHRTAELLCGFPPLLVGIRPTSPLFHFLSQIQEEVHRFAIAFHRQKRSKAFIHSELEQIEGIGDKTVQTLLRHFRTVEKVRAANIEELSALVGPAKAKKIKAFFEK
- a CDS encoding ATP-binding protein; translated protein: MEIWLEKFSREQNHIGLIFVCRELGKRYREKSRFSEALAIHNRGLRLAIELADTLEIADAYNNIGTDLRRMGMLSEAADSHYLALHIAEQYTGNEPRQNRKNYVYALNGLGNIYKALDNRNEAEHYFRRALKIETEMGNELGQAINWANLGSIYKYRQQYDSAYLCFTRSLEHNERARSKLGIALCHTHFGQIHECRGDYEQAFGEYNISYRLLKAIPDKWNLLKSCTALASLHFRRGNLPKAKKILDEALITAREIHSFGHLEELHLLRSEYYERLGICRNALHELKLSHQYRDSLLTDQNESMVYETQIRYERDKKAREIAELNEQNERQIRSRRQVTITSGIVILLTFMILGVLVYALRMKIRSQQTTRRMAAMQQNFFTNITHEFRTPLTVILGLAERQMAASSDKACNKDMQVIIRQSNTLLELINQLLGIAQIRSAITTPEWHTGDIIALLHLILENIRICSEQKLIEIEFAPTLSSLKMDFIPDYMQKILRNLLINAVKFTSQGGKILITVTANKGQAAITIADSGMGISQEDLPYIFEPFYQGNNPEAYLGTGIGLSMVRQMTEAMGGTIEVFSIEGQGSSFIVRLPLHHGKGFLSEWIPGNNSPEKSGSIVDEIPENNSVTNSDNKQKNTILIAEDNSDVASYISSELRSDYHLLLARNGREALAKAEAYMPDLILTDVMMPEMDGYELCRAIRNSETLNHIPIIIISARSDEPDRLAGLATGADAYLVKPFNTEELQLQIRKLLEQRRILREKYARQMQVGNMPPQELPEANREFMTRLHQIIYSEMADPTFNSETIANKICMSRSQLNRKVKSITDMDTATYIRQARLQFARNLLVSSDNAIGDIVIRCGFEYQSYFNRIFKQHFGMTPMEYRKRNRK